A genome region from Gemmatimonadota bacterium includes the following:
- a CDS encoding CHAT domain-containing protein, whose translation MMVLSALGLVAVLAGATVTDSTVAVVRAAMRAVEGDSAARVSARWEARLRRSPGDREATLGLGHIAQLQYRYETAARRALAVIGGARDALAVRGHLLSAAALTTRARFREADTTLVTAIRLAEALGDSSLLAESMIASAITRMRTAGLAAADSLLSRAARLLREDDLRVQASLRCARALVLATRGRPEARQEALAAADLALRAGERRLRASCLMVVAQDWSRIGRADSAGAVYDQVVALQRAVHDRAGAAVALQWRGYLATTVGAYQSALRDLREAVREGTAVRNPTPVAWASLSLAGIALDFGDAEEAAAHAARARASFQQSGDQLGASNALGVMGDMARAAGDIDTARARYSEALAAALVERRAASAFALLRGMADLSMMEARWERAAQELDSARVIGRSAGMRGSEEGMLSQELLLALRRGRLDDAEQLLRRSSRTEEQRGRAYIARVLGAEYHGRRGRVDSAQAYLTLALDEMDRWRADLDERQLRQAVFEPKTFWADADLGFATVLALLARAGRVGAALELAERRRARELLDRLIRDEALGDRTTGGVERISAREGIRNRSRFYYERSISSEALQAALPDERTALLEFVTGRGGEPTTLFVVTRGGLTAHQLAPIDSLAPAIARFVRYAESGVAAPALASALGEALLGAALRALPPAITQLVIVPDDVLHRVPFDALSLAGVTAVVDRFGISTVPSAAVARTLWQRGQRSAAGDVLALGDPIFARSGGLPAEAGAPVGRDGTLPSLPYTRIEVRRVARLTAPAHVRLAGDASESWLRRTPLERYGIVHLATHAWVDHRSLRRTAVALSAGDGEDGFMRPADFAALALDADVVVLSACGTAGGVVMRGEGVLGLTAPLLVSGARAVVATGWRVGDRAAARLVGDFYESLVTGASVGEALRAAKVAARRRGAPVSEWAAFGIVGNATVRPRPVAQH comes from the coding sequence GTGATGGTGCTTTCGGCGCTTGGACTCGTTGCCGTACTCGCGGGCGCCACCGTCACCGATTCCACCGTTGCCGTGGTGCGGGCGGCGATGCGAGCGGTGGAAGGGGACAGCGCGGCTCGGGTCTCCGCGCGGTGGGAGGCGCGCCTTCGGCGCTCGCCGGGCGACCGCGAAGCGACACTCGGACTCGGCCACATCGCCCAGTTGCAGTACCGCTACGAGACCGCCGCGCGACGGGCGCTCGCCGTGATCGGCGGGGCGCGCGACGCACTGGCGGTGCGCGGCCACCTGCTTTCGGCGGCAGCGCTCACCACGCGGGCTCGCTTTCGAGAAGCCGACACCACGCTCGTCACCGCGATACGGCTTGCCGAGGCACTCGGCGACAGTTCGCTCCTGGCCGAGTCGATGATCGCGTCGGCCATCACGCGCATGCGCACCGCCGGGCTCGCGGCGGCAGATTCGCTCCTCTCGCGCGCGGCGCGACTGCTTCGTGAGGATGATCTGCGCGTGCAGGCCAGCCTGCGGTGTGCTCGTGCGCTGGTGCTGGCCACGCGTGGTCGCCCGGAAGCCCGTCAGGAGGCGCTGGCCGCTGCCGACCTCGCGCTACGCGCCGGCGAGCGTCGCCTTCGGGCGAGTTGCCTCATGGTGGTGGCCCAGGACTGGAGCCGGATCGGACGCGCAGACTCAGCCGGTGCCGTGTACGACCAGGTGGTGGCGCTGCAACGCGCGGTGCACGACCGGGCGGGGGCCGCCGTCGCGCTGCAGTGGCGTGGGTATTTGGCGACGACGGTCGGCGCGTACCAGTCGGCGTTGCGCGACCTTCGCGAGGCCGTGCGCGAGGGCACGGCGGTGCGGAACCCCACGCCGGTGGCCTGGGCATCGCTCAGTCTGGCCGGCATTGCCCTCGATTTCGGCGACGCGGAAGAAGCGGCGGCGCACGCGGCGCGCGCCCGTGCGTCATTCCAGCAGTCGGGCGATCAGCTCGGCGCATCCAATGCGTTAGGCGTCATGGGCGACATGGCGCGTGCCGCGGGAGATATCGACACCGCGCGGGCCCGCTACTCGGAGGCCCTCGCTGCTGCGTTGGTGGAGCGGCGAGCCGCCTCGGCCTTCGCACTGCTGCGCGGCATGGCCGACCTCTCCATGATGGAGGCGCGCTGGGAACGTGCGGCGCAGGAGCTTGATTCGGCACGCGTCATCGGCCGCAGTGCCGGGATGCGCGGGTCGGAGGAGGGCATGCTCAGTCAGGAGCTGCTGTTGGCGCTTCGCCGTGGCCGCCTGGACGATGCGGAGCAATTACTGCGTCGGAGTTCGCGCACCGAGGAGCAGCGCGGACGCGCCTACATCGCGCGTGTCCTTGGCGCCGAGTATCACGGGCGCCGGGGACGCGTGGACAGCGCGCAGGCGTACCTCACGCTGGCCCTCGACGAGATGGACCGCTGGCGCGCCGACCTCGATGAGCGGCAGTTGCGACAGGCCGTGTTCGAGCCCAAGACATTCTGGGCCGATGCCGACCTTGGATTCGCCACCGTACTGGCCCTTCTCGCGCGCGCCGGGCGGGTGGGGGCGGCGCTGGAACTGGCGGAACGGCGACGCGCACGCGAGCTCCTCGATCGCCTGATCCGGGACGAGGCGCTCGGCGACCGAACGACCGGCGGGGTCGAACGGATCTCGGCACGCGAGGGCATCCGCAATCGATCGCGATTCTATTACGAGCGTTCGATCAGCAGCGAGGCGCTGCAGGCGGCGCTGCCCGACGAGCGCACGGCGCTGCTGGAGTTTGTCACCGGACGCGGCGGCGAGCCGACCACGCTGTTCGTCGTCACGCGTGGCGGCCTCACCGCGCACCAGCTGGCTCCCATCGACAGCCTGGCCCCGGCGATCGCGCGCTTTGTGCGGTATGCCGAGAGCGGGGTGGCGGCACCGGCGCTGGCGTCGGCGCTGGGCGAAGCCCTGCTGGGCGCGGCGCTCCGGGCGCTCCCGCCCGCGATCACGCAACTCGTCATCGTCCCCGATGATGTCTTGCATCGCGTTCCATTCGATGCACTGTCGCTCGCCGGAGTGACCGCAGTGGTGGACCGATTCGGCATCAGTACCGTCCCATCGGCCGCGGTCGCACGAACCCTGTGGCAGCGTGGGCAGCGCAGCGCCGCCGGTGACGTACTCGCCCTCGGCGATCCGATCTTCGCCCGGAGCGGCGGACTGCCCGCGGAAGCGGGAGCCCCAGTCGGCCGAGACGGGACGCTCCCATCGCTGCCCTACACGCGCATCGAGGTTCGACGCGTGGCGCGATTGACCGCTCCCGCGCACGTGCGCCTGGCGGGCGACGCCAGCGAGTCGTGGCTCAGGCGAACTCCGCTCGAGCGCTACGGCATCGTGCACCTGGCGACCCATGCGTGGGTGGACCATCGCTCGCTGCGCCGAACGGCGGTCGCGCTGAGTGCGGGAGACGGTGAGGACGGTTTCATGCGCCCCGCCGACTTCGCTGCCTTGGCTCTCGACGCCGACGTCGTGGTGCTGTCGGCCTGCGGCACCGCTGGAGGGGTGGTGATGCGCGGCGAGGGTGTGTTGGGACTCACGGCCCCGTTGCTCGTGTCCGGCGCCCGCGCGGTGGTGGCCACCGGTTGGCGGGTCGGGGACCGGGCGGCCGCTCGGCTGGTGGGTGATTTCTACGAGTCGCTGGTCACCGGCGCCAGCGTTGGCGAGGCGCTGCGCGCGGCGAAGGTCGCGGCTCGACGCCGGGGCGCCCCGGTGAGTGAGTGGGCCGCCTTTGGCATTGTAGGGAACGCGACGGTGCGCCCGCGTCCCGTCGCGCAGCACTAG
- a CDS encoding SRPBCC domain-containing protein — MPTLHYAVRIAAPPTLVWDRMLSRESYEAWTSAFSAGSTYEGSWETGARIRFLAPDGSGVIAEIAESRPPEWLSIRLLGMLDKGVEDVDSEAVRAWAPAYENYAFRWDGSGTELTIDVDTTPESVAMMDEAWPKGLATLKAICEARR, encoded by the coding sequence ATGCCCACGCTCCACTACGCCGTTCGCATCGCGGCCCCCCCCACCCTGGTTTGGGACCGGATGCTCTCCCGCGAGAGCTACGAGGCGTGGACCAGCGCCTTTTCCGCGGGCTCCACGTATGAAGGCTCGTGGGAAACGGGGGCGCGCATTCGCTTTCTCGCGCCCGACGGGAGTGGTGTCATCGCGGAGATCGCCGAGAGTCGCCCCCCGGAGTGGCTCTCCATCCGGCTCCTCGGAATGCTCGACAAGGGGGTCGAGGACGTCGACAGCGAGGCCGTACGGGCGTGGGCCCCCGCCTATGAGAACTACGCCTTCCGCTGGGACGGCAGCGGGACCGAGCTCACGATCGACGTCGACACCACGCCGGAGTCGGTCGCGATGATGGACGAGGCGTGGCCCAAGGGGCTCGCGACGCTCAAGGCGATCTGCGAGGCGCGGCGGTAG
- a CDS encoding Ig-like domain-containing protein, with translation MMQFRTRSLVRRARLSVGARAFLPLAVLALAALSACGDDPSSPTIPGKISRVGGDSQSVVAGTVMANPMVVEVLAQNGKPLAGQTVTWSLATGASGTLPSSTSITDATGRASLGFTAGTVAGKAEITAIVGSLQGTIFLQQVVAGPASLLAKFAGDGTAGLAGAGVQVVVKVTDVHGNAVSGVTVSWAAGSSGGTLSDATSTSDSAGLARVTITLGASPGLYTVRATSGTLPAATFSVTAI, from the coding sequence ATGATGCAGTTTCGCACGCGCTCCCTCGTTCGCCGCGCCCGGCTGTCGGTCGGCGCTCGCGCCTTTCTCCCGCTGGCCGTCCTCGCCCTGGCGGCGCTGTCGGCCTGCGGCGACGACCCGTCCAGCCCGACCATCCCCGGGAAGATCTCGCGCGTCGGCGGCGACTCGCAGTCGGTGGTGGCCGGGACGGTGATGGCCAACCCGATGGTGGTGGAAGTGCTGGCGCAGAACGGCAAGCCACTCGCCGGGCAGACGGTCACCTGGTCGCTGGCTACCGGCGCGAGCGGGACGTTGCCGTCGTCGACGAGCATCACCGACGCGACCGGGCGGGCCTCGCTCGGCTTCACCGCCGGCACCGTGGCGGGGAAGGCGGAGATCACGGCCATCGTCGGGTCGCTCCAGGGGACGATCTTCCTGCAGCAGGTGGTGGCAGGGCCCGCGTCGCTCCTGGCCAAGTTCGCCGGTGACGGGACCGCCGGGCTGGCCGGGGCCGGGGTCCAGGTGGTGGTGAAGGTGACGGATGTCCACGGCAACGCCGTGTCGGGGGTGACAGTGTCGTGGGCCGCCGGCAGCAGCGGCGGGACGCTGAGCGACGCGACGAGCACGAGCGACAGCGCCGGGCTGGCCCGCGTGACGATCACCCTGGGGGCGAGTCCGGGGCTCTACACCGTGCGCGCGACGAGCGGGACGCTCCCCGCGGCGACGTTCAGTGTGACCGCGATCTAG
- a CDS encoding glycosyl hydrolase, giving the protein MSTARLHGTRLALSVLAVSASLPTLVAAQQGRAGTAPAAPAVTAFDTSVFQAISWRNIGPSRGGRANAIVGIPSQPLTYFVGYTGGGLWRTDNAGLSWRNISDGFFKTSTIGAIAIAPSDPNVIYVGSGEHAIRGQSSTYGDGVYKSTDQGKTWVNVGLAATRQISAVRVHPNNPDVVYVAAQGDRWKGTAERGIYRSTDGGKTWLQVLKGENATSGAAGLSMDPTNPRILYAAMWDHQRTPWMVRSGGPGGGIWKSTDGGDSWKRLTEGLPKLIGNLDVAVSPANPERVYAIVEAEKGGLYRSDDAGKSWRLLSEDRLIQTRSWYYMDVIADPQNADVVWVMNAPVLKSIDGGRTFAVVNAMHGDNHGFWINPTNSNYVANANDGGGSISLDGGKSWSTQDNQPTAQFYHVTVDDDFPYKLYSGQQDNSSVIIQSRSDGFMITEREWNNGPGCESANIGVSGKRSRYVYGGCYQGLIDELDQENGLSRDIMAYPEMNLTEPTDKTKYRFNWTAPIVVSMHDENVIYHGGNVLLRSRDRGQSWAPASGDLTKNDKSRQGWGGGPITNEGAGGEVYGTIFVIEESPHDAKTMYVGTDDGNVQLTKDGGATWTNVTPPTAGDGLVNELEVSPHDPGTVYVAYRKDRVGDPAPYIYRSTDFGKTWTTLVNGLRAGEPVRVVREDPERKGLMYAGTETTVYISYDGGARWQLFAGNLPVVPVTDLEVRHGDLIASTEGRAFWILDDLSVIRQHADSLASAAAHLYQPRTALLVGGGGGFGGGAGANMVGRNPRSGAVINYRLASAPDSATSVRLEFLDSKGAVVRSYSNKEGTGPSRLAPKAGVNTFAWDLRRPAPTTLPGVLLFGAPGAGARVLPGTYSVRLTVGTTTRTQSFEVKQDPRRETPMPQLVERDSVANLLVTRIGEIHDAVLRVRDLKTQVQGFVTRTKDADSAKAIGAMGGTIVKKLETADPKLTTKAQNGQDIINYANGINGQYGFLLGQVEGNPVLTQGVKERLAELERLWRTLRTEVETIENVDIAAFNKLLQASKVEGVIGKKKPGTVM; this is encoded by the coding sequence ATGTCCACCGCACGTCTGCATGGCACCCGCCTCGCGCTGTCCGTGCTCGCTGTGAGTGCGAGCCTCCCGACCCTCGTCGCCGCGCAGCAGGGGCGAGCCGGAACGGCGCCCGCTGCGCCGGCCGTCACCGCCTTCGACACGAGCGTCTTTCAGGCGATCTCGTGGCGTAACATCGGGCCGTCGCGCGGAGGACGCGCGAACGCCATCGTCGGGATCCCGTCGCAGCCGCTGACGTACTTCGTCGGCTACACCGGGGGCGGGCTCTGGCGCACCGACAACGCCGGGCTGTCGTGGCGCAACATCTCCGACGGCTTCTTCAAGACGAGCACCATCGGCGCCATCGCGATCGCCCCGTCCGACCCCAACGTGATCTACGTGGGGAGCGGCGAGCATGCGATCCGCGGGCAGTCGTCGACCTACGGCGACGGCGTCTACAAGAGTACCGACCAGGGGAAGACGTGGGTCAACGTGGGGCTCGCCGCCACGCGCCAGATCTCGGCCGTGCGGGTGCATCCCAACAACCCTGACGTCGTCTACGTCGCGGCGCAGGGCGACCGATGGAAGGGGACGGCGGAGCGCGGGATCTACCGCTCGACCGACGGCGGCAAGACGTGGCTGCAGGTGCTCAAGGGGGAGAACGCGACCAGCGGCGCGGCGGGGCTGTCGATGGACCCGACCAACCCGCGCATCCTGTACGCGGCGATGTGGGACCACCAGCGTACGCCGTGGATGGTGCGCTCCGGCGGTCCCGGGGGCGGGATCTGGAAGTCGACCGATGGCGGCGACAGCTGGAAGCGCCTCACCGAAGGGCTCCCCAAGCTGATCGGAAACCTCGACGTGGCGGTCTCGCCGGCAAATCCGGAACGCGTCTATGCGATCGTCGAGGCCGAGAAGGGAGGGTTGTACCGCAGCGACGACGCGGGGAAGAGCTGGCGCCTGCTGAGCGAGGATCGCCTGATCCAGACACGCTCGTGGTACTACATGGATGTCATCGCCGATCCGCAGAACGCCGACGTGGTGTGGGTGATGAACGCACCGGTGCTCAAGTCGATCGACGGCGGGCGGACGTTTGCGGTGGTGAACGCGATGCACGGCGACAACCACGGCTTCTGGATCAACCCGACCAACAGCAACTACGTGGCGAACGCCAACGACGGCGGCGGCTCGATCTCGCTGGATGGCGGGAAGAGCTGGAGCACGCAGGACAACCAGCCGACGGCGCAGTTCTACCACGTGACGGTCGACGACGACTTTCCGTACAAGCTCTACTCGGGACAGCAGGACAACTCGTCGGTGATCATCCAGTCGCGCTCCGACGGCTTCATGATCACCGAGCGCGAGTGGAACAACGGCCCGGGGTGCGAGAGCGCCAACATCGGCGTGAGCGGGAAGCGCTCTCGTTATGTGTACGGGGGCTGCTACCAGGGGCTCATCGACGAGCTGGACCAGGAGAACGGGTTGTCGCGCGACATCATGGCGTACCCGGAGATGAACCTGACGGAGCCGACCGACAAGACGAAATACCGCTTCAACTGGACGGCACCCATCGTGGTGTCGATGCACGACGAGAACGTGATTTACCACGGCGGCAACGTGCTGCTGCGCTCGCGTGATCGCGGACAGTCGTGGGCGCCGGCCTCGGGGGACCTGACGAAGAACGACAAGAGCCGCCAGGGGTGGGGCGGCGGCCCGATCACCAATGAAGGGGCGGGCGGCGAAGTGTACGGGACGATCTTCGTGATCGAGGAGTCGCCGCACGATGCGAAGACGATGTACGTGGGCACCGACGACGGCAACGTGCAGCTGACGAAGGACGGCGGGGCGACGTGGACCAACGTGACGCCGCCAACGGCGGGCGATGGGTTGGTGAACGAGCTCGAGGTGTCGCCGCACGACCCGGGCACGGTGTACGTGGCCTATCGCAAGGACCGCGTGGGCGACCCGGCGCCGTACATCTACCGCTCCACCGACTTCGGCAAGACGTGGACGACGCTGGTGAACGGGCTGCGCGCCGGCGAGCCGGTGCGCGTGGTGCGCGAGGATCCCGAGCGGAAGGGGCTGATGTACGCCGGGACCGAGACCACGGTCTACATCTCGTATGACGGCGGGGCCCGGTGGCAGCTCTTCGCCGGCAATCTTCCGGTTGTCCCGGTGACCGACCTCGAGGTGCGCCACGGCGACCTGATCGCCTCCACCGAAGGGCGCGCGTTCTGGATCCTCGATGACCTGTCGGTGATTCGCCAGCACGCCGATTCGCTGGCCTCGGCGGCGGCGCATCTCTACCAGCCGCGCACCGCGCTCCTGGTGGGCGGCGGTGGCGGCTTTGGTGGTGGCGCGGGAGCCAACATGGTGGGGCGCAACCCGCGCAGCGGCGCGGTGATCAACTATCGCCTCGCGTCAGCCCCCGATAGCGCGACGAGCGTGCGCCTGGAGTTCCTGGACAGCAAAGGGGCGGTGGTGCGTTCCTACTCCAACAAGGAAGGGACGGGACCGTCGCGCCTCGCTCCCAAGGCTGGCGTCAACACCTTTGCCTGGGACCTGCGCCGCCCGGCGCCGACGACGTTGCCGGGGGTGCTGCTCTTTGGCGCCCCGGGGGCCGGTGCACGCGTCCTGCCGGGGACGTACAGCGTGCGGCTGACGGTGGGGACCACGACGCGCACGCAGTCGTTCGAGGTGAAGCAGGATCCGCGGCGCGAGACGCCGATGCCGCAGCTGGTGGAGCGTGATTCGGTGGCCAACCTGCTGGTGACGCGCATTGGCGAGATCCACGATGCCGTGCTGCGCGTGCGCGACCTCAAGACGCAGGTGCAGGGCTTCGTGACGCGCACCAAGGACGCCGACTCGGCCAAGGCCATTGGCGCGATGGGTGGGACGATCGTGAAGAAGCTGGAAACGGCCGACCCCAAGCTCACGACCAAGGCGCAGAACGGGCAGGACATCATCAACTACGCCAACGGGATCAACGGGCAGTACGGCTTCCTGCTGGGGCAGGTGGAAGGGAACCCCGTGTTGACGCAGGGGGTCAAAGAACGGCTGGCCGAGCTGGAGCGGCTGTGGCGGACGCTGCGGACCGAGGTGGAGACGATCGAGAACGTCGACATCGCGGCCTTCAACAAGCTCCTGCAGGCCAGCAAGGTCGAGGGGGTCATCGGGAAGAAGAAACCCGGGACCGTGATGTAG